From a region of the Fischerella sp. JS2 genome:
- a CDS encoding filamentous hemagglutinin N-terminal domain-containing protein, translating into MLCTKHNLLDNYIALPNCTDYTPNSPSPFLIVEKGINSAVNRDGDRNSSQFLVAIALFLPTFIILAFVGEATAQIIPDSSLGTETSVVNPDVINNVVSDRISGGARRGSNLFHSFQDFNVGESRGAYFSNPDGITNILTRVTGGNPSNILGRLGVLGNANLFLLNPKGIFFGPNASLDLNGSFLATTADSFVFDNNFEFSASNLQAPPQLTVNIPIGLRFRDNPGSITVQGPGNNLQFNPEFLEFSRNSTPQGLAVQPGKTLALVGGDVNLEGGNLLADGGRIEVGSVDSSSFVSITPIDKGWQLGYTNVPAFRDISLTKKASIDSSSTAGAGEIQVQGRNIKLTDGSAIVAFTGSQPGGTVSVNAADTLEVSGISTNDSVPSTIYTAVSPEGSGNGSNLNIKAKRIIASGGAQIGADTYGTGAAGNVMAKASDLVEIQGSVVIDETLPPIPSAIGTIAQASSTGPGTKLTLETRRLKIKDGGQLVTGTFSQSQAATLDITASESTELSGEGSAISSVVGNGATGNGGTVILKTPKLIIRDGAKIIVDGQGSGNAGEVKVRSDTIRMANQGNITANAESGNGGNVYLDTQDYLFMSGESFISTTAINGNGGNIYINTLTKNRGFIIAQPFGNNDIIANADQGQGGKVVINSNGIFGLFVRTRQDWERLRPQDLDPRKQPTSDITAISRQNASLSGTVQLNTIDVDPSQALVELPDNLPDPRDQIAQNPCQRGIGSKFIITGRGGLPASPNETLTGNNIQVDLVKPAISGENSQSANINQPKTFPIARRDIIPAQGWIFNKKGEVVLTAYDPTGNIPQRNSPTTVACPAHL; encoded by the coding sequence ATGCTATGTACAAAACATAATTTACTCGACAATTACATAGCTCTTCCAAATTGCACAGATTACACACCTAATTCCCCATCTCCCTTTTTGATAGTAGAAAAGGGGATTAACTCTGCTGTTAACAGGGACGGGGATAGAAACAGTTCACAATTTTTAGTTGCCATAGCTTTATTTCTACCCACTTTCATCATTTTGGCGTTTGTGGGTGAAGCTACAGCACAAATCATTCCAGATAGCAGTTTAGGTACAGAAACTTCTGTAGTCAATCCAGATGTGATTAATAATGTAGTGAGCGATCGCATCTCAGGTGGTGCAAGACGCGGCTCAAATTTGTTTCATTCTTTCCAAGATTTTAACGTTGGTGAAAGTAGGGGAGCTTATTTTTCCAATCCGGATGGTATTACCAATATTCTCACGCGAGTCACAGGTGGTAATCCCTCGAATATTCTAGGGAGACTTGGTGTTTTAGGTAACGCCAATCTATTTCTACTCAACCCAAAGGGAATTTTCTTCGGGCCAAATGCCAGTCTGGATCTGAATGGTTCATTTTTGGCAACTACCGCCGATAGTTTTGTGTTTGACAATAACTTTGAATTTAGTGCCAGCAATCTGCAAGCACCACCACAGTTGACTGTCAACATTCCCATTGGCTTACGCTTTCGCGACAATCCTGGAAGCATTACTGTTCAAGGGCCAGGTAATAATCTCCAGTTCAATCCGGAGTTTTTAGAATTTAGCAGAAACTCAACTCCTCAAGGTTTAGCAGTGCAACCCGGTAAAACCCTTGCCCTTGTGGGGGGTGATGTAAATTTAGAAGGAGGAAATCTGCTTGCAGATGGCGGCAGAATTGAAGTTGGAAGTGTCGATAGTTCCAGTTTCGTCAGTATCACTCCTATAGATAAAGGCTGGCAACTGGGATATACAAATGTGCCAGCCTTCCGAGACATTTCCCTGACCAAAAAAGCATCAATAGATAGTAGTAGTACAGCAGGTGCTGGAGAGATCCAAGTCCAAGGGAGAAATATCAAACTTACGGATGGGTCTGCTATTGTTGCTTTCACGGGTTCCCAACCAGGAGGAACTGTCAGCGTTAATGCTGCTGACACTTTGGAAGTAAGTGGAATTTCAACCAATGATTCAGTTCCCAGTACTATATACACTGCTGTTTCGCCTGAAGGTTCTGGTAATGGTAGCAATTTAAACATTAAAGCCAAACGAATCATCGCTAGTGGTGGAGCGCAAATTGGTGCTGATACTTATGGAACAGGCGCTGCTGGGAATGTTATGGCGAAAGCATCTGATTTAGTAGAAATACAAGGCAGTGTAGTTATAGATGAAACATTACCACCTATTCCCAGTGCCATTGGTACGATCGCACAAGCTAGTAGTACAGGCCCAGGTACGAAGTTAACCCTGGAAACACGGCGATTAAAAATCAAAGATGGAGGACAGCTAGTTACAGGTACGTTTAGCCAAAGCCAAGCAGCCACATTAGATATTACAGCCTCTGAATCTACAGAATTGAGTGGGGAAGGCAGTGCCATATCTAGTGTAGTTGGCAATGGGGCAACAGGTAACGGTGGCACTGTGATTCTGAAAACTCCCAAGTTAATTATTCGAGATGGGGCAAAAATCATTGTTGATGGTCAAGGTAGTGGCAATGCTGGTGAGGTCAAAGTCAGATCTGATACTATCCGCATGGCAAATCAAGGCAACATTACAGCAAACGCCGAATCTGGTAATGGTGGTAATGTCTACTTAGATACGCAAGATTATTTGTTCATGAGTGGTGAAAGTTTTATTTCTACCACCGCTATTAATGGCAACGGTGGCAATATTTACATCAACACTCTCACGAAGAACCGAGGCTTTATAATTGCCCAACCTTTCGGTAACAACGACATCATCGCTAATGCTGATCAAGGTCAGGGAGGAAAAGTTGTCATTAACTCTAATGGTATCTTTGGGCTATTTGTACGCACTCGTCAAGATTGGGAGAGGTTACGCCCCCAAGATTTAGACCCAAGAAAGCAACCAACCAGCGATATCACAGCTATTTCCCGACAAAATGCCAGCTTGAGTGGTACTGTGCAGTTAAACACCATAGATGTTGATCCTAGTCAAGCATTAGTCGAATTACCAGATAATTTACCAGACCCCAGAGATCAAATCGCTCAAAATCCTTGTCAAAGAGGTATAGGTAGTAAATTTATTATCACAGGACGAGGTGGTTTACCAGCTAGTCCTAATGAAACTCTAACTGGTAACAATATCCAGGTTGATTTAGTCAAACCTGCTATTTCTGGAGAAAATTCTCAGAGTGCAAACATTAATCAACCAAAAACTTTTCCCATTGCTAGGCGTGATATTATACCTGCGCAAGGATGGATATTTAACAAAAAAGGTGAGGTGGTTCTGACAGCCTATGACCCTACAGGTAATATTCCTCAACGCAATTCCCCAACAACTGTAGCTTGTCCTGCACATTTGTAA
- a CDS encoding filamentous hemagglutinin N-terminal domain-containing protein: protein MLPILDSFYLKNQKRSLVCNQNYQTKYNWRSLIWFALPLITLGSFAPVNKATAQLTPDTSLGAESSVVNPNVVEGIDLITGGATRGSNLFHSFQDFNVDAGRGAYFSNPTGITDILTRVTGRNPSNIQGILGVLGNANLFLINPNGISFGPRAILDLRGGSFFGTTADSVLFDNFEFSASNLQSVPQLTINIPIGLRFRDNPGSITNQSVVQNINGNVFGLIVAPTKTFALLGGDVVFNNGTVLAPSARVELGGLRQAGTVALNPDGSFSFPNGVTRADVTINSGSTVAVLGDGGGSIAINARNFAISGGSTLFAGILSGFGNPNAQAGDIVINTTDKFTITGNADSSTEISNLVQNSAIGNAGNVIINTNTLEGIGRFAIGSATFGQGNAGRVNVTATDKIILQGLPELGSGFGSVVGPFATGSANDVVIDTPSLTLENFAQIATSTTGSGNAGNIRIKASESVSVNSGSLMQAATYASGNAGDIIIDAVNADVIFNASRVSTSVAGRSDNFGVDLIGTGLGGDIVINARSLSLQNGTQVFTDTAGIVGDKGLPNAGNIELNISDSITLQGTSYFLSRTFGEGNAGNINITTGSLFATEGSQLNSSTFGQGNAGDVIIKAPNGTVSFQGTDNQGKPSAIFSNIETGGDGDGGNIDITAKSLFLTDGGELNTFIRNGSSTNPTDIPNAGNIKLNISDAIKISGASDILASNGRYANSGIFSSVDLGSTGNAGDIEITTGSLFLRNGGVLSASTFGKGDAGNITINAPNGIVSFDGTEKRGLTTSAAFSTVETGGQGKGGDINITARSLSLTNGGQLNTLVRGTDGINPGGIGDAGNVKLNISDQIDIAGVGDFGIRSAIFSNVETGSTGNAGNIDITTGSLFVSGGGQLNSNTYSTGNAGSITINAPNGIVSFDGTDNILGFPSAAFTNIEAGGNGKGGDISITARSLSLTNGGQLNTFIREGGAGNAGNVKLNISDTIKIAGISNKPEPSGLFNRSGIYSSVESEAKGNAGNIEIDTGSLFVSGGGQIFASTRGEGNAGSITINAPNGTVSFDGTDNIVGFPSAAFSTVEAGGVGNGKDITITARSLFLTNSGELNTFIRSGGKGNAGNVKLNIRDRINITGVDSGIFSNVLAGGTGNGGNIEIYKGSLFVSDGGQITASTSGEGNAGSIKIDAKSLFVNRGQLITNSEVDNRQAGNIEITTAKDIRLDNQALISATTKGGQGNIILNSRDLIMRRNSNIRTDATGTATGGNITIDTGNLVALENSDISARAEESFGGRVIINADAIFGTQFRENLTPESDITASSDLGPQFSGTVQIDTADVDPSQGLVELPENLTDPSNQIAQNPCQKGSGSSFIITGRGGLPSSPNNNFSSDNIRVDLLQPVGSSSNSQSATINQPTNQSTSKQIVPAQGWVFNEKGQVVLTAYDPNASNPQRTTKVSASCPAPF, encoded by the coding sequence ATGCTACCGATTTTAGATAGTTTCTACCTAAAAAATCAGAAGCGATCGCTTGTCTGTAATCAAAACTACCAAACAAAATACAATTGGCGATCGCTTATTTGGTTCGCTTTGCCCTTGATTACTTTGGGCAGTTTTGCACCTGTAAACAAAGCTACAGCCCAACTTACCCCAGATACCAGTTTAGGTGCGGAAAGTTCTGTTGTGAATCCTAATGTTGTTGAAGGGATTGATTTAATTACTGGTGGTGCGACTCGCGGGTCAAATTTATTTCATTCTTTCCAAGATTTTAACGTTGATGCAGGAAGGGGAGCTTATTTTTCCAATCCGACTGGGATTACCGATATTCTTACCAGAGTTACAGGTCGTAATCCCTCAAATATTCAAGGCATTCTTGGTGTTTTAGGTAACGCCAATCTATTTTTAATTAACCCAAATGGAATTTCTTTTGGCCCGCGTGCGATTCTAGATTTGCGTGGTGGTTCATTTTTTGGCACTACAGCCGACAGTGTATTATTCGACAACTTTGAATTTAGTGCCAGCAACTTGCAATCAGTTCCCCAGTTAACGATCAATATTCCTATCGGCTTGCGATTTCGGGATAATCCTGGCAGTATTACTAATCAATCTGTAGTTCAAAATATCAACGGAAACGTTTTTGGTCTGATAGTAGCACCCACAAAAACCTTCGCTTTGCTTGGTGGTGATGTTGTTTTCAACAACGGTACAGTATTAGCACCAAGCGCAAGAGTTGAGTTAGGGGGACTAAGACAAGCCGGAACAGTTGCATTGAACCCTGATGGTAGCTTCAGCTTTCCTAATGGTGTGACGAGAGCAGATGTCACAATTAATAGTGGTAGTACAGTAGCTGTACTTGGTGACGGGGGAGGTAGCATAGCCATCAATGCCCGTAATTTCGCTATTTCTGGGGGTAGTACTCTGTTTGCTGGTATCTTATCGGGTTTTGGCAATCCTAATGCTCAAGCGGGTGATATTGTCATTAATACTACAGATAAGTTTACAATCACGGGTAATGCTGACTCTTCTACAGAAATCAGCAATTTAGTCCAAAATTCAGCTATTGGCAATGCAGGAAATGTAATCATTAACACTAATACCTTGGAAGGTATTGGTAGGTTTGCAATTGGTTCTGCAACTTTTGGACAAGGAAATGCTGGAAGAGTAAATGTTACAGCTACAGATAAAATAATCTTGCAAGGATTGCCAGAATTAGGGAGCGGTTTTGGTAGTGTAGTGGGACCTTTTGCGACTGGAAGTGCTAATGATGTTGTTATCGATACACCATCACTGACTTTAGAAAATTTTGCACAAATAGCTACTTCCACAACTGGGTCAGGAAATGCTGGCAACATCCGTATTAAAGCTTCTGAGTCTGTCTCTGTAAATAGCGGCTCCCTCATGCAAGCTGCTACTTATGCATCTGGAAATGCAGGAGACATCATCATTGATGCAGTCAACGCTGATGTTATATTTAATGCTTCTAGAGTCAGTACTTCTGTTGCTGGTCGCTCAGATAACTTTGGTGTTGATTTAATTGGTACAGGATTGGGAGGCGATATTGTCATTAATGCGCGATCGCTTTCTTTGCAAAATGGTACTCAAGTATTTACCGATACTGCTGGGATTGTAGGAGATAAAGGTTTGCCTAATGCTGGCAACATTGAACTAAATATCTCTGATTCTATAACCCTTCAAGGTACTTCTTATTTTTTGTCTCGCACTTTCGGAGAAGGCAACGCCGGAAATATTAACATTACAACAGGCTCACTTTTTGCAACTGAAGGTTCGCAATTAAATTCAAGTACCTTTGGCCAGGGGAATGCAGGAGATGTAATTATTAAAGCTCCAAATGGTACAGTCTCTTTTCAAGGTACAGATAATCAAGGAAAACCCAGCGCAATTTTTAGCAATATAGAAACTGGTGGCGATGGTGATGGTGGAAACATCGACATCACTGCCAAATCACTTTTCTTAACAGATGGAGGTGAACTAAATACCTTTATCCGTAATGGAAGTAGCACCAATCCCACTGATATACCTAACGCCGGAAATATCAAGCTGAATATCAGTGATGCGATCAAGATTTCTGGAGCAAGTGACATACTTGCCTCCAATGGTCGTTACGCCAACAGTGGTATTTTTAGTAGTGTAGATCTTGGGTCAACAGGTAATGCTGGCGATATTGAAATCACCACAGGATCACTTTTTCTCAGGAATGGAGGAGTATTGTCTGCTAGCACCTTTGGCAAAGGAGATGCAGGCAATATCACAATTAATGCTCCTAATGGTATTGTCTCTTTTGATGGTACAGAAAAACGAGGATTAACCACTAGTGCAGCTTTCAGTACTGTAGAAACAGGAGGCCAAGGCAAGGGGGGAGATATTAATATTACTGCCAGATCACTCTCATTGACTAACGGAGGTCAACTGAATACCTTGGTTCGGGGTACAGATGGCATAAATCCTGGTGGTATAGGTGATGCCGGCAATGTGAAATTAAATATTAGCGATCAGATTGATATTGCAGGAGTCGGTGACTTTGGCATTCGCAGTGCTATCTTTAGCAACGTAGAGACTGGTTCCACAGGCAATGCTGGCAATATTGATATCACCACAGGATCACTTTTTGTCAGTGGTGGTGGACAACTAAATTCCAACACCTATAGCACAGGAAATGCAGGCAGCATCACAATTAATGCCCCCAACGGTATTGTCTCTTTTGATGGCACAGATAACATCTTAGGATTTCCCAGTGCAGCCTTCACCAACATTGAAGCAGGAGGTAACGGCAAAGGAGGAGACATTAGTATTACAGCTAGGTCACTCTCACTCACCAATGGTGGTCAGTTAAATACTTTTATACGTGAAGGTGGTGCTGGTAATGCCGGGAATGTGAAACTGAACATTAGCGACACGATCAAAATTGCGGGAATAAGTAACAAACCTGAACCCAGTGGTTTGTTTAACCGCAGTGGGATCTATAGCAGTGTGGAAAGCGAGGCCAAGGGCAACGCTGGAAACATCGAAATTGACACAGGGTCGCTTTTTGTCAGTGGTGGAGGACAGATATTTGCCAGCACCAGAGGAGAAGGAAATGCAGGCAGTATTACAATTAATGCTCCTAATGGTACTGTCTCTTTTGATGGCACAGATAATATTGTAGGATTCCCCAGTGCAGCCTTTAGCACCGTGGAAGCAGGAGGTGTGGGTAATGGCAAAGACATCACCATAACCGCTAGATCACTATTTTTGACTAACAGCGGTGAACTGAATACCTTTATCCGTAGTGGTGGCAAGGGTAATGCTGGAAACGTAAAGTTAAATATTAGAGATAGGATTAATATCACCGGAGTTGATAGTGGTATTTTTAGCAATGTGCTTGCTGGAGGAACAGGTAACGGCGGCAACATTGAAATTTATAAAGGTTCACTGTTTGTCAGTGATGGCGGTCAAATTACTGCCAGCACCTCTGGCGAGGGCAATGCAGGTAGCATCAAAATTGACGCTAAGTCTCTGTTTGTGAACCGTGGTCAATTGATTACCAATAGTGAAGTAGACAATCGCCAAGCAGGTAACATAGAAATTACGACAGCTAAAGACATCCGGCTAGACAATCAGGCATTAATTAGCGCTACCACTAAAGGCGGTCAAGGTAATATTATCCTCAACTCCCGCGACTTAATTATGCGTCGCAATAGTAACATCAGAACAGATGCCACAGGTACAGCCACAGGTGGAAATATCACCATTGATACTGGCAACCTCGTCGCCTTAGAAAATAGTGATATCAGTGCTAGGGCAGAAGAAAGCTTTGGGGGAAGGGTGATTATTAATGCTGATGCTATCTTTGGGACTCAGTTCCGGGAAAATCTTACACCAGAAAGTGATATCACAGCCTCTTCTGATTTGGGGCCACAGTTCAGTGGTACAGTCCAAATCGACACCGCAGATGTAGACCCTAGTCAAGGATTAGTCGAATTACCAGAAAACCTCACAGACCCAAGCAATCAAATCGCCCAAAATCCTTGTCAGAAAGGTTCTGGCAGTTCATTTATCATCACTGGACGCGGTGGTTTGCCATCCAGTCCGAACAACAACTTCAGCAGTGACAACATTCGTGTTGATTTGCTACAGCCTGTTGGTAGTAGTAGCAATTCCCAGAGTGCAACTATTAACCAACCAACGAACCAATCCACTAGCAAGCAAATTGTTCCTGCCCAAGGATGGGTATTTAATGAAAAAGGCCAGGTGGTTCTCACAGCCTATGATCCTAATGCCTCCAATCCTCAGCGCACAACCAAAGTAAGTGCATCTTGTCCTGCACCATTTTGA